The Sediminispirochaeta smaragdinae DSM 11293 genome has a segment encoding these proteins:
- a CDS encoding FecR family protein translates to MRKAVAIRIIPVILLLLFLSSTAFGQYGEPKAIIAYAADEFELEVVDAGGNILTNVTIGTQLSEGDTIRTNGTVAELSLDPNGSIIKLAPNTVFTIKQFQRSDDTVNDFHMVAGKLRTIAARGSLTNRYRLSTPSAVCGVRGTDFGLISVPGSEERAFVVDGLIDYTNNVGQTISLASGEIADALAATFEAIQASQQQMQDLLSDMVFEQLDPNLVPGHTPQVEEQPPAEEEQQTEAPAEEPQAQSTPPEEAESPPLAEEAVKEAPVLPETATAAESGKAKGDGALGKLGNILGLQIGTVTIDGLTYSKAVLQPVFELGKLKAALYLPIIYTNDLFDSDDWYRPRGNNEWSFGTDQDWEDDPLDAAGDLFSDIFLKIRYVEYGDNRDPFYLRLGNLRTMTIGHGILMKDYANDFDFPAIRRIGFNTGIQGNKIGLEAVVNDLSKPEIFGGRLVLRPFGKAFPLGFGFSGIIDVDPDSITDPLTAPTDMPSDIMISAAAVDLELPVIQKSALSIVLYGDMAAMVPIIDGNFEFDAVWEDGASSISGLRNYGVDSGLFGNIIFLDYRLSYRYYDGVFHPTLFGPNYERLRGIYAVEAYNYLQDPSSSDYDRSVMGIYGEAGATLFQAFRIEASYFGPWSPDGGEVEEDEMSLTLSILPEVIPVLGIYGSVTYSRTKFFPLLAGSSDEDLSLFDAYAAFSGEIVYPAAPTLDIALSVGTAMKYDGQDPVYNDDGTPDMAPSFTLETRIHF, encoded by the coding sequence ATGCGAAAAGCTGTCGCGATCCGGATCATACCGGTAATCCTACTTTTACTATTTCTTTCATCCACGGCTTTCGGTCAGTACGGAGAGCCTAAAGCAATTATTGCGTATGCTGCCGACGAATTCGAACTTGAAGTCGTCGATGCCGGCGGAAATATCCTTACCAATGTCACTATCGGTACTCAGCTTTCAGAGGGAGACACCATAAGGACCAATGGAACGGTGGCGGAGCTTTCCCTCGATCCCAACGGATCCATTATCAAGCTTGCTCCCAATACGGTATTTACTATTAAACAGTTCCAACGCTCGGATGATACTGTAAATGATTTTCATATGGTGGCAGGAAAGCTGAGAACAATTGCTGCCCGGGGTTCGCTTACCAATCGATACAGGCTCAGCACACCCTCCGCCGTCTGCGGTGTCAGAGGGACCGACTTTGGGCTAATCTCGGTTCCGGGATCAGAAGAAAGAGCCTTCGTCGTCGACGGATTGATCGATTATACCAATAACGTGGGGCAAACCATCAGCCTCGCTTCAGGAGAGATTGCGGACGCCCTTGCCGCCACCTTCGAAGCGATTCAAGCCTCTCAGCAGCAGATGCAGGATTTGCTCAGCGATATGGTTTTCGAACAGCTCGATCCGAACCTCGTTCCGGGACATACTCCCCAGGTCGAAGAACAGCCTCCGGCAGAAGAGGAACAGCAGACAGAAGCACCTGCCGAAGAGCCTCAGGCACAGTCCACGCCCCCCGAAGAGGCCGAGTCCCCCCCTCTGGCCGAAGAAGCGGTAAAAGAGGCACCGGTGCTGCCTGAAACAGCCACTGCCGCAGAATCGGGCAAGGCGAAAGGAGATGGGGCCCTTGGAAAACTGGGAAACATCCTCGGACTTCAGATCGGCACCGTAACCATCGATGGCCTGACCTATTCGAAGGCCGTGCTGCAGCCAGTCTTCGAGCTTGGAAAGCTGAAAGCGGCCCTCTACCTTCCCATCATCTACACCAACGATCTCTTCGATTCCGATGACTGGTATCGCCCCAGAGGAAACAACGAATGGTCTTTCGGTACCGATCAGGATTGGGAGGATGATCCCCTCGATGCCGCGGGTGATCTTTTTTCCGACATCTTCCTGAAAATCCGTTATGTCGAATACGGAGATAACAGGGACCCCTTCTATCTGAGACTCGGCAACCTACGTACCATGACCATCGGACACGGCATACTCATGAAGGATTATGCCAACGATTTCGACTTTCCCGCCATTCGGAGAATCGGCTTCAATACAGGCATTCAAGGAAATAAGATTGGTCTCGAAGCGGTCGTCAACGATCTTAGCAAGCCGGAAATCTTCGGAGGCAGACTGGTATTGCGTCCCTTTGGAAAGGCCTTCCCCCTCGGCTTCGGTTTTTCCGGGATCATCGATGTCGATCCCGACAGCATAACCGATCCCCTTACGGCCCCGACGGATATGCCGAGCGATATCATGATCTCTGCCGCGGCTGTCGATCTGGAATTACCGGTTATCCAAAAGAGTGCTTTGTCCATTGTTCTTTACGGCGATATGGCAGCGATGGTACCTATCATCGACGGAAATTTCGAATTTGATGCTGTATGGGAGGATGGAGCCTCTTCGATCAGCGGCCTTCGGAATTACGGAGTGGACAGCGGTCTCTTCGGTAACATTATCTTCCTCGATTATCGTCTCTCCTACCGTTATTACGACGGAGTATTCCACCCGACACTCTTCGGACCGAATTACGAAAGGCTTCGTGGTATCTATGCCGTCGAGGCATACAACTACCTCCAGGATCCATCCTCTTCCGACTATGACAGGAGCGTCATGGGAATATACGGAGAGGCCGGAGCAACCCTTTTTCAGGCGTTTAGGATAGAGGCAAGCTATTTCGGGCCATGGAGCCCCGACGGAGGGGAAGTTGAAGAAGATGAAATGAGCCTGACTCTCAGCATACTACCGGAGGTGATTCCCGTTCTCGGTATCTACGGCTCGGTTACCTATTCGAGAACGAAATTCTTCCCGCTTCTTGCAGGAAGTAGCGATGAGGATCTTTCCCTCTTCGATGCATACGCAGCCTTCAGCGGAGAAATCGTCTATCCCGCTGCCCCAACCCTTGATATCGCGCTTTCAGTGGGAACCGCAATGAAGTATGACGGTCAGGACCCTGTCTATAATGATGACGGGACTCCTGATATGGCTCCGAGTTTTACCCTTGAAACACGCATACACTTTTAG